In one window of Corallococcus macrosporus DNA:
- a CDS encoding tetratricopeptide repeat protein produces MSTSPSKTLSPTELAKLEHSFASDPSSDAYKPLAEAYLDLGRFMEAMVVCKKGVKAHPTAADPRLLLARVYAAQNKDKKALEEVMGALQVQPEDKAALRMAGVLQIKGGEADVGRGNLLKAYQADPGDPETVTLLQQYKVELPRPAAPAPVLAPVAAPPPAAPEAPAAATVPVTAPPAAAQPAATPVGRISAPSQQAARTARTSDDSAPRPTQRRPQVVVEEVEDDDDEPSPRRQGGAKGKGSKMLSLVLLILIPLFAGGYGFYSAQAKKRGRELKKNLDAATEQLKHDSFDSYKKACAAADLALEVDPDSTAAHGYLAYAYAIRWGEHGGGDDARRQAEEHLAAAQKGKELSSHLIAAQALIKTYSGDGKGALASLETQVKALNDQNKASSLLYLTLGLIQMNAGDLERARDSLERAQALAPDDPRVYAGLGAVYRRLGQDNTAWKNYDFALRYEKDHPESLLGRSLLMLEQDEPNYAVASRDIKKLLEAEPPPSPRQLATAQLARSLLIARVALAMPNLKPDQQQKMTEVTGVPADPAKAKQEVTKAEETGFALDKQNPELNLIKGRRLLAEGNFDAAAEEIRKAIRVDASRAQFHVELAKALMGKPGGEKEASEALVTALKTMGDSPKLVVMLGNAYRRQNKLEDALAQYQRAVKDPKAKNPEARLAMGTIYRERSEWDKAKEQLEKASQEFFGQPDRVANALTELGRVYQGKGDAAKADETYQRALQADENYTPVYYFYASLLSKDPKQSGKVKTLAQEYVKREPKGEYLADAQRLASN; encoded by the coding sequence ATGTCCACCTCCCCATCGAAGACGTTGAGCCCCACCGAGCTCGCGAAGCTTGAGCATTCGTTCGCTTCCGACCCCTCGTCGGATGCCTACAAGCCCCTGGCGGAGGCCTACCTCGACCTGGGCCGCTTCATGGAGGCGATGGTCGTCTGCAAGAAGGGCGTCAAGGCGCACCCGACCGCGGCCGATCCCCGCCTCCTGCTGGCGCGTGTCTACGCCGCGCAGAACAAGGACAAGAAGGCGCTCGAAGAGGTGATGGGCGCGCTCCAGGTCCAGCCAGAGGACAAGGCCGCCTTGCGCATGGCGGGCGTGCTTCAGATCAAGGGGGGCGAGGCGGACGTCGGCCGCGGCAACCTCCTCAAGGCCTACCAGGCGGACCCCGGTGATCCGGAGACCGTCACGCTCCTCCAGCAGTACAAGGTGGAGCTCCCGCGTCCCGCCGCGCCCGCCCCGGTGCTCGCGCCCGTGGCCGCGCCGCCCCCGGCCGCCCCGGAAGCGCCCGCCGCCGCGACCGTCCCCGTGACGGCTCCGCCCGCCGCCGCGCAGCCGGCCGCCACGCCCGTGGGCCGCATCAGCGCCCCGTCGCAGCAGGCCGCCCGCACGGCGCGCACCTCGGATGACTCCGCTCCCCGCCCCACCCAGCGCCGCCCGCAGGTGGTGGTGGAAGAGGTGGAGGACGATGACGACGAGCCGTCGCCGCGCCGCCAGGGTGGGGCCAAGGGCAAGGGCAGCAAGATGCTGTCGCTGGTCCTGCTCATCCTCATCCCGCTGTTCGCGGGTGGGTACGGCTTCTACTCGGCGCAGGCCAAGAAGCGCGGCCGCGAGCTCAAGAAGAACCTGGACGCCGCCACCGAGCAGCTGAAGCACGACTCGTTCGACAGCTACAAGAAGGCGTGCGCGGCGGCGGACCTGGCGCTGGAGGTGGACCCGGACTCCACCGCGGCGCACGGCTACCTCGCGTACGCGTACGCCATCCGCTGGGGTGAGCACGGCGGCGGCGACGACGCGCGCCGCCAGGCCGAGGAGCACCTGGCCGCGGCCCAGAAGGGCAAGGAGCTGTCCAGCCACCTCATCGCCGCGCAGGCGCTGATCAAGACGTACAGCGGCGACGGCAAGGGCGCGCTGGCCTCGCTGGAGACGCAGGTCAAGGCGCTCAACGACCAGAACAAGGCGTCCTCGCTGCTGTACCTCACGCTGGGCCTCATCCAGATGAACGCGGGCGACCTGGAGCGCGCACGCGACAGCCTGGAGCGCGCGCAGGCGCTGGCGCCGGACGACCCGCGCGTCTACGCCGGCCTGGGCGCCGTGTACCGCCGGCTGGGCCAGGACAACACCGCCTGGAAGAACTACGACTTCGCCCTGCGCTACGAGAAGGACCACCCGGAGTCGCTGCTGGGCCGCTCGCTGCTGATGCTGGAGCAGGACGAGCCGAACTACGCGGTGGCCAGCCGGGACATCAAGAAGCTGCTGGAGGCGGAGCCGCCGCCCAGCCCGCGTCAGCTCGCCACCGCGCAGCTCGCGCGCTCGCTGCTCATCGCCCGCGTGGCGCTGGCCATGCCCAACCTCAAGCCGGACCAGCAGCAGAAGATGACCGAGGTGACGGGCGTGCCGGCGGACCCCGCCAAGGCGAAGCAGGAGGTCACGAAGGCGGAGGAGACCGGCTTCGCGCTGGACAAGCAGAACCCGGAGCTCAACCTCATCAAGGGCCGCCGCCTGCTGGCGGAGGGCAACTTCGACGCGGCCGCGGAGGAGATCCGCAAGGCCATCCGCGTGGACGCCAGCCGCGCGCAGTTCCACGTCGAGCTGGCCAAGGCCCTCATGGGCAAGCCGGGCGGTGAGAAGGAGGCCTCCGAGGCCCTGGTCACCGCGCTCAAGACGATGGGCGACAGCCCCAAGCTGGTGGTGATGCTGGGCAACGCCTACCGCCGCCAGAACAAGCTGGAGGACGCGCTCGCGCAGTACCAGCGCGCGGTGAAGGACCCCAAGGCGAAGAACCCGGAGGCCCGGCTCGCCATGGGCACCATCTACCGGGAGCGCTCCGAGTGGGACAAGGCGAAGGAGCAGCTGGAGAAGGCCAGCCAGGAGTTCTTCGGCCAGCCGGACCGCGTCGCCAACGCGCTCACGGAGCTGGGCCGCGTCTACCAGGGCAAGGGCGACGCCGCGAAGGCGGACGAGACCTACCAGCGCGCGCTGCAGGCCGACGAGAACTACACCCCGGTGTACTACTTCTACGCCTCGCTTCTCTCCAAGGACCCCAAGCAGTCGGGCAAGGTGAAGACGCTGGCGCAGGAGTACGTGAAGCGCGAGCCCAAGGGCGAGTACCTCGCCGACGCGCAGCGTCTCGCGTCGAACTGA
- a CDS encoding Hsp70 family protein has protein sequence MARYAIGIDLGTTHSAVSYFNLEDGKPRGPSQSMLPVPQVTAPGTVEARPLLPSFLYLPGAQEFPEGSLGLPWNSEPGVIAGDFARSHGAKVPTRLVSSAKSWLSHPGVDRRSALLPWQAPPEVQRVSPLDASARYLRHLKEAWDHTFARAQEESGNALSHQEVIVTVPASFDAAARDLTLEAAKAAGIEHITLLEEPQAALYAWLEAMGENFRKQVKPGEVILVVDVGGGTSDFSVITVKDREGDLELLRVAVGDHILLGGDNMDLALAHTLNQRMAAEGRKLDAWQFNGLTYGCRQAKETLYADPSVDRVPIAIPGRGSSLIGGTLRTELTREELDRVLTDGFFPVTQVADLPRTARRTGLAQMALPYAQDPAVTKHLAAFLTRQAQALAASADSPVDVAGKGFLHPTAVLFNGGVFKAGPLKGRVMEVLNQWLASEGAPPAKELEGADLDLAVARGAAYYGWVRQGHGLRIRGGTARAYYVGVETAMPAVPGMEPPVKALCVAPFGMEEGTQADVPPQEFGLVTGEPTSFRFFASSVRRDDRVGEMVEDVESELASGGLEEVAPIETTLPGQPTPFGDLTPVNLQAAVTEVGTLELRCLEKNGSGRWKLELNVRMKE, from the coding sequence ATGGCCCGATACGCAATCGGCATCGACCTGGGCACCACGCACTCCGCGGTGTCCTACTTCAACCTCGAGGACGGCAAGCCGCGCGGCCCCTCGCAGTCCATGCTGCCCGTGCCCCAGGTGACGGCGCCCGGCACCGTGGAAGCGCGGCCGCTCTTGCCCTCCTTCCTCTATCTGCCTGGCGCGCAGGAGTTCCCGGAGGGCAGCCTGGGGCTGCCGTGGAACAGCGAGCCGGGCGTCATCGCGGGTGACTTCGCCCGCTCGCACGGGGCGAAGGTGCCCACGCGGCTGGTGTCGTCCGCGAAGAGCTGGCTGTCGCACCCGGGCGTGGACCGTCGCTCCGCGCTCCTGCCCTGGCAGGCGCCGCCGGAGGTGCAGCGCGTGTCGCCGCTGGATGCGTCCGCGCGCTACCTGCGCCACCTGAAGGAGGCGTGGGACCACACCTTCGCGCGCGCGCAGGAGGAGTCCGGCAACGCGCTGTCCCACCAGGAGGTCATCGTCACCGTCCCGGCGTCCTTCGACGCGGCGGCGCGCGACCTGACGCTGGAGGCCGCGAAGGCGGCGGGCATCGAGCACATCACCCTGCTGGAGGAGCCGCAGGCCGCGCTGTACGCGTGGCTGGAGGCCATGGGGGAGAACTTCCGCAAGCAGGTGAAGCCCGGGGAGGTCATCCTCGTGGTGGACGTGGGCGGCGGTACGTCCGACTTCTCCGTCATCACCGTGAAGGACCGCGAGGGAGACCTGGAGCTGCTACGCGTGGCGGTGGGCGACCACATCCTCCTGGGCGGCGACAACATGGACCTCGCCCTGGCGCACACGCTCAACCAGCGGATGGCGGCGGAGGGCCGCAAGCTGGACGCGTGGCAGTTCAACGGCCTCACCTACGGGTGCCGTCAGGCGAAGGAGACGCTGTACGCGGACCCCTCCGTGGACCGGGTGCCCATCGCGATTCCGGGCCGGGGCTCGTCGCTCATCGGCGGCACGCTTCGCACGGAGCTGACGCGCGAGGAGCTGGACCGCGTCCTCACGGACGGCTTCTTCCCGGTGACGCAGGTGGCGGACCTGCCGCGCACCGCCCGGCGCACGGGCCTGGCGCAGATGGCGCTGCCGTACGCGCAGGACCCGGCGGTGACGAAGCACCTGGCGGCGTTCCTCACCCGGCAGGCCCAGGCGCTGGCGGCCAGCGCGGACTCGCCGGTGGACGTGGCGGGCAAGGGCTTCCTGCACCCCACCGCGGTCCTCTTCAACGGCGGCGTCTTCAAGGCCGGCCCGCTGAAGGGCCGCGTGATGGAGGTCCTCAACCAGTGGCTCGCCTCCGAAGGGGCGCCCCCGGCGAAGGAGCTGGAGGGGGCGGACCTGGACCTCGCGGTGGCGCGGGGCGCGGCGTACTACGGCTGGGTGCGCCAGGGACACGGCCTGCGCATCCGCGGCGGCACGGCGCGCGCCTACTACGTGGGCGTGGAGACGGCGATGCCGGCGGTACCGGGCATGGAGCCGCCGGTGAAGGCGCTGTGCGTGGCGCCCTTCGGCATGGAGGAGGGGACGCAGGCGGACGTGCCGCCGCAGGAGTTCGGCCTCGTCACAGGCGAGCCCACCAGCTTCCGCTTCTTCGCGTCGTCCGTGCGGCGTGACGACCGGGTGGGCGAGATGGTGGAGGACGTGGAGTCGGAGCTGGCGTCCGGAGGGCTGGAGGAGGTGGCGCCGATTGAGACGACGCTGCCCGGACAGCCCACGCCCTTTGGCGACCTGACGCCGGTGAACCTCCAGGCGGCGGTGACGGAGGTGGGCACGCTGGAGCTGCGGTGCCTGGAGAAGAACGGCTCCGGGCGCTGGAAGCTGGAGCTCAACGTGCGCATGAAGGAGTAG
- a CDS encoding Hsp70 family protein codes for MRIVGIDLGTTHCAVASVDPGRGAGAPVEDFPLPQLVRQGEVAARPLLPSTVYVPAGHELAPEVLRLPWGDDGGPWVVGELARWQGARVPGRLVSSAKSWLCHPGVDRSAPILPWGAPADVQKLSPVDASALLLTHMARAWDHAHPDEPLSKQEVVITVPASFDEAARALTVSAARKAGLEKFTLLEEPQAAFYDYTARHRSGLEQTLAQVRLVLVVDVGGGTTDFTLVHAGVSPEGPMLRRLAVGDHLMLGGDNMDAALARRMEEKLTQNGRRLSATQWTQAIQAARTAKEELLGHAPPERYGMSIIGEGSRLLGGTLSTELGRDEAHALVLDGFFPLSPPEDRPRRSARMALQELGLPYVQDPAVTRHLAAFLAQHAAAGFAALGETPSHEGALPRPDAILLNGGVFNSPQISARLIDALSAWWPQAPRIPLLKHESLELAVARGAAYYGLVRRGHGLRIGGGAARAYYVGLQRGPDSTEQPTLCLIPRGFEEGQKVDLGERPFTLTLGRPVQFALYSTTSDRIDKPGDLVPLAEDLKPLPPIHTLLKGASGKVSEVPVHLQAALTEIGTLELFCVSDVADERWRLEFELRGTGGSHELTVTESMPARFAEAKDNVERVYGNKPLPLGPKDVKQLSRTLEKVLGPRETWRVPVLRELWSTLYAGASKRRRSDDHERVFYSLTGFCLRPGFGYPLDGWRAEQTFSLFDALVQHHQDKAVWTEFWVMWRRIAGGLTEAQQQKLYGYLQPHLSRRVPPEAPTQGGKLKGIQPEGLDEMIRTAASLEHLVPGDKAEVGRWIAARLKAESRSGGPWAWALGRLGARVPLYGSSHKVVDVETAEAWLELLLSLDLRKVDGAPFAAAQLARLTGDRTRDLDPALRERTAQALVAAKAADTWVRMVREVVALEAADEARALGDTLPAGLRLS; via the coding sequence ATGCGAATCGTCGGCATCGACCTGGGCACCACCCATTGCGCGGTGGCATCCGTGGATCCAGGCAGGGGCGCGGGGGCGCCCGTCGAGGACTTCCCCCTGCCCCAGCTCGTCCGCCAGGGCGAGGTGGCCGCGCGGCCGCTCCTGCCGTCCACCGTCTACGTCCCCGCCGGCCACGAGCTGGCCCCGGAGGTGCTGCGCCTGCCCTGGGGCGACGACGGCGGCCCGTGGGTGGTGGGCGAGCTGGCCCGCTGGCAGGGCGCGCGCGTGCCCGGCCGGCTCGTGTCGTCCGCGAAGAGCTGGCTGTGCCACCCGGGCGTGGACCGCTCCGCGCCCATCCTCCCGTGGGGCGCGCCCGCGGACGTGCAGAAGCTGTCCCCGGTGGACGCGTCCGCGCTGCTGCTCACGCACATGGCCCGCGCGTGGGACCACGCCCACCCGGACGAGCCCCTGTCGAAGCAGGAGGTGGTCATCACCGTCCCCGCGTCGTTCGATGAAGCGGCGCGCGCCCTCACGGTGAGCGCGGCGCGCAAGGCGGGGCTGGAGAAGTTCACCCTGCTGGAGGAGCCGCAGGCGGCCTTCTACGACTACACCGCGCGCCACCGCTCCGGCCTGGAGCAGACGCTGGCCCAGGTGCGGCTGGTGCTGGTGGTGGACGTGGGCGGCGGCACCACGGACTTCACGCTGGTGCACGCGGGCGTGTCCCCGGAAGGGCCCATGCTGCGGCGCCTGGCGGTGGGTGACCACCTGATGCTGGGCGGCGACAACATGGACGCGGCGCTTGCCCGGCGCATGGAGGAGAAGCTCACGCAGAACGGCCGGCGCCTGTCCGCGACCCAGTGGACGCAGGCCATCCAGGCCGCGCGCACCGCGAAGGAGGAGCTGCTGGGGCACGCGCCGCCGGAGCGCTACGGCATGTCCATCATCGGCGAGGGCAGCCGGCTCCTGGGCGGCACGCTGTCCACGGAGCTGGGCCGCGACGAGGCGCACGCGCTGGTGCTGGACGGCTTCTTCCCGCTGTCCCCGCCCGAGGACCGGCCCCGGCGCTCGGCGCGCATGGCGCTCCAGGAGCTGGGCCTGCCGTACGTGCAGGACCCCGCCGTCACGCGGCACCTGGCGGCCTTCCTCGCGCAGCACGCGGCGGCGGGCTTCGCGGCGCTGGGCGAGACGCCGTCCCACGAAGGCGCCCTGCCCCGCCCGGACGCCATCCTGCTCAACGGCGGCGTCTTCAACTCGCCGCAGATCTCCGCGCGGCTCATCGACGCGCTGTCCGCGTGGTGGCCTCAGGCGCCGCGCATCCCGCTGCTCAAGCACGAGTCGCTGGAGCTCGCGGTGGCGCGGGGGGCCGCGTACTACGGGCTGGTGCGGCGCGGGCACGGCCTGCGCATCGGCGGTGGTGCGGCGCGCGCGTACTACGTGGGCCTGCAGCGCGGCCCGGACAGCACGGAGCAGCCCACGCTGTGCCTCATCCCTCGCGGCTTCGAGGAGGGCCAGAAGGTGGACCTGGGCGAGCGCCCCTTCACGCTCACCCTGGGCCGGCCGGTGCAGTTCGCGCTCTACTCCACGACGAGCGACCGCATCGACAAGCCGGGGGACCTGGTGCCGCTGGCGGAGGACCTGAAGCCGCTGCCGCCCATCCACACGCTGCTCAAGGGCGCGTCGGGCAAGGTCAGTGAAGTGCCGGTGCACCTGCAGGCGGCGCTCACGGAGATTGGCACGCTGGAGCTGTTCTGCGTGTCGGACGTCGCGGACGAGCGCTGGCGCCTGGAGTTCGAGCTGCGCGGCACCGGCGGCTCGCACGAGCTGACCGTCACGGAGTCCATGCCCGCGAGATTCGCCGAGGCGAAGGACAACGTGGAGCGCGTCTACGGCAACAAGCCGCTGCCCCTGGGGCCCAAGGACGTGAAGCAGCTGTCGCGCACGCTGGAGAAGGTGCTGGGCCCGCGCGAGACGTGGCGCGTGCCGGTGCTGCGTGAGCTGTGGAGCACGCTCTACGCGGGCGCGAGCAAGCGCCGCCGCTCCGACGACCACGAGCGCGTCTTCTACAGCCTCACCGGCTTCTGCCTGCGCCCCGGCTTCGGCTACCCGCTGGACGGCTGGCGCGCGGAGCAGACCTTCAGCCTCTTCGACGCGCTGGTGCAGCACCACCAGGACAAGGCCGTGTGGACGGAGTTCTGGGTGATGTGGCGACGCATCGCGGGCGGCCTCACGGAAGCGCAGCAGCAGAAGCTGTACGGCTACCTCCAGCCGCACCTCTCCCGGCGCGTGCCGCCGGAAGCGCCCACGCAGGGCGGCAAGCTGAAGGGCATCCAGCCGGAGGGGTTGGACGAGATGATCCGCACCGCCGCCTCGCTGGAGCACCTGGTGCCCGGTGACAAGGCGGAGGTGGGCCGGTGGATCGCCGCGCGCCTGAAGGCCGAGTCCCGCTCCGGCGGCCCGTGGGCGTGGGCCCTGGGCCGGCTGGGCGCGCGCGTGCCGCTGTACGGCAGCAGCCACAAGGTCGTGGACGTGGAGACGGCGGAGGCGTGGCTGGAGCTGCTGCTGTCGCTGGACCTGCGCAAGGTGGACGGCGCGCCCTTCGCCGCCGCCCAGCTCGCGCGGCTCACCGGCGACCGCACGCGCGATCTGGATCCGGCGCTGCGCGAGCGCACGGCCCAGGCGCTGGTGGCCGCGAAGGCCGCGGACACCTGGGTGCGGATGGTGCGTGAAGTGGTGGCGCTGGAGGCCGCGGACGAGGCCCGGGCGCTCGGCGACACGCTGCCCGCGGGTCTGCGGCTGTCCTGA
- the cyoE gene encoding heme o synthase, whose translation MSARALSQSSTASDLISLTKPRLSSLVLITAAGGMFLAPGPLGPVRALVTLLATAGTVGAANAFNCYLERHSDQFMARTRNRPLPAGRMDPNTALWFGLSLAAVSLPALVLGANLLTGVLGLIALLSYVLAYTPLKARTSAAMLVGAIPGALPPLMGWTAVTDMVDAGGFALFAIMFLWQMPHFIAIALFRKDEYAAAGLKSVPLERGDESSRAQVVLYLVALIPMTLLPFQLHIAGTWYLAAAVVLGLGFLGLGAWGFFKHLGKPWARQTFLYSLVYLTGLFAAMTLDRIPRG comes from the coding sequence TTGAGCGCGCGTGCCTTGTCCCAGTCCTCCACCGCGTCCGACCTGATCTCCCTCACGAAGCCGAGGCTGTCGTCGCTGGTGCTCATCACCGCGGCGGGCGGCATGTTCCTGGCTCCGGGGCCCCTGGGGCCGGTGCGGGCGCTGGTGACGCTGCTGGCGACGGCGGGGACGGTGGGCGCGGCGAACGCGTTCAACTGCTACCTGGAGCGCCACAGCGACCAGTTCATGGCGCGCACGCGCAACCGGCCGCTGCCCGCCGGGCGCATGGACCCGAACACGGCGCTGTGGTTCGGCCTGTCGCTGGCGGCGGTGTCCTTGCCCGCGCTGGTGCTGGGCGCCAACCTGCTGACCGGCGTGCTGGGGCTCATCGCGCTGCTCAGCTACGTGCTGGCCTACACGCCGCTCAAGGCCCGCACGTCCGCGGCCATGCTGGTGGGCGCCATCCCCGGCGCGCTGCCGCCGCTGATGGGCTGGACGGCGGTGACGGACATGGTGGACGCGGGCGGCTTCGCGCTGTTCGCCATCATGTTCCTCTGGCAGATGCCGCACTTCATCGCCATCGCGCTGTTCCGCAAGGACGAGTACGCCGCCGCGGGGCTCAAGTCCGTGCCGCTGGAGCGCGGGGACGAGTCCAGCCGCGCGCAGGTGGTGCTCTACCTGGTGGCGCTCATCCCCATGACGCTGCTGCCCTTCCAGCTGCACATCGCGGGCACGTGGTACCTGGCGGCGGCGGTGGTGCTGGGGCTGGGCTTCCTGGGGCTGGGAGCGTGGGGCTTCTTCAAGCACCTGGGGAAGCCCTGGGCGCGCCAGACGTTCTTGTATTCGCTCGTGTATCTCACCGGCCTGTTCGCCGCGATGACGCTGGACCGCATCCCCCGCGGCTAG
- a CDS encoding ABC transporter permease — protein sequence MSADIPVPVSSSVEASSASVHRREPGTLALQWATVRVLLSRDVVRFFRQPSRVIGALAQPILFWFVIGSGFAGSFRVEGAQGLGYQQFFFPGVVTMVVLFSAIFATITVIEDRKEGFLQAVLAGPGSRLAVVLGKALGSSSIALMQASLFLLFAPLAGVDVKSVDYALLAAVMVLSALALTGMGMALAWWVKSSAGYHAVMSLVMLPMWVLSGAMFPVKGAGPVLSWVMTLNPMRFSVEGVRRALYGAQASVAVGSQGGATVGWEVPALLAFAAVFVGLAAFSVSRRE from the coding sequence ATGAGCGCTGACATCCCCGTGCCTGTTTCGTCCTCCGTGGAGGCCTCGTCCGCCTCCGTGCACCGCCGGGAGCCGGGGACGCTGGCGCTGCAGTGGGCCACCGTGCGGGTGCTGCTGTCGCGCGACGTGGTGCGCTTCTTCCGGCAGCCCAGCCGGGTGATTGGCGCGCTGGCGCAGCCCATCCTGTTCTGGTTCGTCATCGGCTCGGGCTTCGCGGGGTCGTTCCGCGTGGAGGGCGCGCAGGGGCTGGGCTACCAGCAGTTCTTCTTCCCGGGCGTCGTCACCATGGTGGTGCTCTTCAGCGCCATCTTCGCGACCATCACCGTCATTGAAGACCGCAAGGAGGGCTTCCTCCAGGCGGTGCTCGCGGGGCCGGGCTCGCGGCTCGCGGTGGTGCTGGGCAAGGCGCTGGGCTCCTCGTCCATCGCGCTGATGCAGGCGTCGCTGTTCCTGCTCTTCGCGCCGCTGGCGGGCGTGGACGTGAAGTCGGTGGACTACGCACTGCTCGCGGCGGTGATGGTGCTGTCGGCGCTGGCGCTCACCGGCATGGGCATGGCGCTCGCGTGGTGGGTGAAGTCGAGCGCGGGCTACCACGCGGTGATGAGCCTGGTGATGCTGCCCATGTGGGTGCTCTCCGGGGCCATGTTCCCGGTGAAGGGCGCCGGGCCGGTGCTGTCGTGGGTGATGACGCTCAACCCCATGCGCTTCTCCGTGGAGGGCGTGCGCCGCGCGCTGTACGGGGCGCAGGCGTCGGTGGCGGTGGGCTCGCAGGGTGGGGCGACGGTGGGGTGGGAGGTGCCCGCGCTCCTGGCGTTCGCCGCGGTGTTCGTGGGGCTGGCCGCGTTCAGCGTGAGCCGCCGCGAGTAG
- a CDS encoding DUF2760 domain-containing protein translates to MTDPSASLSFFARFWLAWLCFWRCLVSREFAQAVLPTSRAYDAGQLKELPAGDTQAPPPVKTPVVQAPVAPPPPPPEREHASALSLLAMLQREGRFLDFVQENVSAFPDADVGAAARIVHEGCRKVVHQYLTLQPVLPQGEGDRVTVPDGFDAQRIRLTGNVAGQPPYGGTLRHHGWVTTEVKFPSVSPAMEPRVLAPAEVELA, encoded by the coding sequence ATGACCGACCCGTCCGCCTCCCTGTCGTTCTTCGCCCGCTTCTGGCTCGCCTGGCTGTGCTTCTGGCGCTGCCTCGTGTCCCGCGAATTCGCGCAGGCCGTGCTGCCGACCAGCCGCGCCTATGACGCCGGCCAGCTCAAGGAGCTTCCGGCCGGGGATACGCAGGCCCCCCCGCCCGTGAAGACGCCTGTCGTCCAGGCCCCCGTCGCGCCCCCTCCCCCACCGCCCGAGCGCGAGCACGCCAGCGCCCTGTCGCTGCTGGCCATGCTCCAGCGCGAGGGGCGCTTCCTGGACTTCGTGCAGGAGAACGTCTCCGCGTTCCCGGACGCGGACGTGGGCGCGGCGGCCCGCATCGTCCACGAGGGCTGCCGCAAGGTGGTGCACCAGTACCTCACGCTCCAGCCGGTGCTGCCGCAGGGCGAGGGTGACCGGGTGACGGTGCCGGATGGCTTCGACGCGCAGCGCATCCGGCTCACCGGCAACGTGGCCGGCCAGCCTCCCTATGGAGGCACGCTGCGGCACCACGGCTGGGTGACCACCGAGGTGAAGTTCCCGTCCGTCTCCCCCGCCATGGAGCCGCGGGTGCTGGCGCCAGCGGAAGTCGAGCTCGCCTGA
- a CDS encoding ABC transporter ATP-binding protein, whose translation MPDTSVPTPPPPLLRIEGLTRRFGGRTAVDGLSLSVQPGEILGLLGPNGAGKSTTFQLLAGLLAPDAGQVHFAGKVLSLSDPALRRQMGIIFQRSSLDDLLTARENLLLGARLYGLGGADAKARVETMLSLIGLLDRGDEKVGTWSGGMRRRLELARALVHQPRVVLMDEPTQGLDEAAFRTFWTHLKRLRDAQGVTVLLTTHRADEAEGCDRLAVLDAGRLVACDTPRALASRMGGDILTLEGPEPEALAAQVTERLGLQAKVVEGRVQVEASQGHALVPRLVEAFPPGRFASVSLRRPTLADVFLQLTGKALGADAPAPTPAPRKRR comes from the coding sequence ATGCCTGACACCTCCGTTCCGACCCCGCCCCCGCCGCTGCTGCGCATCGAGGGGCTCACGCGCCGCTTCGGCGGGCGCACCGCCGTGGACGGTCTGTCGCTGTCCGTGCAGCCGGGTGAAATCCTGGGCCTCCTGGGGCCCAACGGCGCCGGCAAGTCCACCACCTTCCAGCTGCTCGCGGGACTGCTCGCGCCGGACGCGGGGCAGGTGCACTTCGCCGGCAAGGTGCTGTCGCTGAGCGACCCCGCGCTGCGCCGCCAGATGGGCATCATCTTCCAGCGCAGCAGCCTGGACGACCTGCTGACGGCCCGGGAGAACCTGCTGCTGGGCGCGCGGCTTTACGGGCTGGGCGGTGCGGACGCGAAGGCGCGCGTGGAGACGATGCTGTCGCTCATCGGCCTGTTGGACCGGGGCGATGAGAAGGTGGGCACCTGGTCGGGCGGCATGCGCCGGCGGCTGGAGCTGGCGCGCGCGCTGGTGCACCAGCCGCGCGTGGTGCTGATGGATGAGCCCACGCAGGGCCTGGACGAGGCGGCCTTCCGCACGTTCTGGACGCACCTCAAGCGGCTGCGCGACGCGCAGGGCGTCACCGTGCTGCTCACCACGCACCGCGCGGATGAAGCCGAGGGCTGCGACCGGCTGGCGGTGCTGGACGCCGGCAGGCTGGTGGCGTGCGACACGCCCCGGGCGCTCGCCTCGCGCATGGGCGGCGACATCCTGACCCTGGAGGGCCCGGAGCCGGAGGCGCTGGCCGCGCAGGTGACGGAGCGGCTGGGGCTTCAAGCGAAGGTGGTGGAGGGGCGGGTGCAGGTGGAGGCTTCGCAGGGACATGCGCTGGTGCCGCGGCTGGTGGAGGCCTTCCCCCCGGGACGGTTCGCCTCCGTGTCGCTGCGCCGGCCCACGCTGGCGGACGTGTTCCTCCAGCTCACCGGGAAGGCGCTGGGGGCGGATGCTCCCGCGCCCACGCCCGCGCCGAGGAAACGCCGATGA